TCCTGGACAAAGATTAATCTTAGTCCTGGACTAAGAAGGGTCTTCAATGGAGATTCTCAATTCTAAAGTGTTTTTCAGTCCAGGACCAGGTTTAATCTGTGTCCATTAGTTTTCTGAAAAGTGTAAAAGGAAAGTAGGTTAACCCACAAAGGATATAACTAGTATCTGTTAATTAAACCAGTGCAAAATAATGTTTTATCAGCTGACATGAGAACATCATCCATGCAGAAGGTGGTTTTATTGTAGGGGGGAAAAAATATTGCCTGATGACTCATACGGAATTTAATTTGACTGCTCTATTGGTCATAATGGAGAAGAAATGTTAGTGGGTGAGGCATTTGGCCGGAGTGATGCGGATTGGTAGCCAGTGTTTTGCATGGCAGGGTGCCCCGGTTGGGTGGAGATTTCACTTAAGgaccaatggaatggtctaaaatgTTTAAACTCCGCCCACCCGGGGCACCAGGCCATGCAAAATGAACTCACTCACCCCTCTTTGTTTTTGGGATGGGACTAGCCTAGTGTATCATGTGTGGGGGAGGATAATGGAGAAAGCCCTTGGGCAAGATGAGACTAATGCTACTGATTGGCTGGAGATATGAGAGCCCTCCctcatctctttctctgctcAGACAAGTTATTTGTGAGTGAGTGGTGAAATCAAAACCTGTATCAACATTAGAGAACATCTCTGGTTTAACTGCTGTGTCTCTCCACAGACCTTATTTGAACTCTTAACTGATACATGATCCCTAACTCTATCTATCAGTTCGGAGTGGAATGTTATCACAAAACAGGTCTGGATTCCAGGCTATCCTAGGGACACGTATCAAAGTTGAATGGGAAGTTTTTCCTGCCCCATATAGCATGGCGTACCATCCTGAGTTTAAGAGGGCCGGGAAGAAGCCTGGGCTCCAGGTGTGGAGAGTTGAGAGTCTGGACCTGGTGGCCGTGCCAGAGAGTCTGTATGGCGGGTTCTACTCAGGGGACGCATACCTTGTTCTTAATACCATCAAGCAACGTTCTGGGCATCTACAGTATGACCTTCACTTCTGGCAAGGTAAAACTTGATCTGGTCAGAATGACTGTATTTCTTGAAATGTTGTACAGTGTTTGTACATTTCAGTTCACTGATGTGTGCTTATGCACTTTTACAATTGAAATCCATTCCATTATTTGTGAAAATAATGTTTGAAATGTGACCATTCATTATTTCTCTGGTCCTGCAGGAGATGACTGTACACAAGATGAGAGTGGAGCAGCAGCCATTTTTACCATCCAATTAGATGACTACCTGGGTGGCAAACCTATTCAGTACCGTGAGGTGCAGGGTTACGAGTCAAGAACATTTTCAGGCTACTTCAAAACTGGACTGAAGTACATGGTAATGTTCAAAAGCGTGTAAAGAGAAACAAAGGAAGTCGCACAGTCTACGTGTGCTACTAACAATTGAATGTGTAAACCAACGTTTTGGCACAGTCTCTTCTACAGTGTTCACAGTACCTTCTACCCAAGAAGGAACTGTGTGCTGGGTAGAAGGTACTGTGGGCCAAAATGTTGGTTCACCTGTTAAATTGTTGGATGCATATGGTATATATAGAGTATGcgataatgtatttatttttacacAGTTTACTATTCCGTTAGTTAGCACCTCCACCATCGTTTTGGGGTGTGTGTCAGCTCGTGCTTTTTACTGGCAATGTTGAAAGACATTCAATAAGTTTGTTAAATGTATTTACTTCTCTCAAGAACTCATCCACTTACCTTACTGATTATCTTCCCAATCTTTACCTTAGAAAGGGGGTGTGGCTTCAGGGTTCAAGCATGTGGTGTCCAATGAGGTTAAGGTGCAGCGTATGCTCCAGGTCAGGGGTCGGCGTGTGGTTCGAGCCACAGAGGTAGCAGTCAGTTGGGACAGCTTCAACCAGGGAGACATCTTTATCCTCGACCTGGGCAACGTGAGTTCACTGAAATCTATAAGAGTTTCTACAGCaaactatctacattatgtacAAATCAAGGAAACATATACTGATTTAATTTAGTGAAATTATTTGCAGATTTTAGTGGAAATGTATTTGTACACTGTAGGCTAAGACTGTATAGTCATTGCCCATGTTAGTAAGCTGTTATTGTAAGTAATCCACTTTGAAATCAATACCGTTTTTGTCATGAATAATGTAAAATATCATTTGTATACGTTGCGGTATGCTTTAACATAGTCAACAGGCAGAGGAGCTACACTATTACACTTGGTCCACTGTACTGATAATCTTCACTCGTCTCTATTACAGGAGGTCTATCAATGGTGTGGTTCCAAGGCCAATAACTTTGAGAAGCTGAAGGCCACTCAGGTGTCAAAGGATATCCGTGACAATGAACGATGTGGGCGGGCTGAGTTGTACATATGTGACGAGGGGGCAGAATGTGAGAAGATGCTGGAGGTGGGTCTTTCAATAAGGAGAAAGGGAcggaattttttttaaatttccaTACACTTCAAATCATGCAACTGTTTATTTTCTTCTAATAAACATCTACAGTTAGTTACTTTTTAACATAATTGTGATAATTTGCTGTGAGATGCCTGACTCTCGTAGTCTTATTCCAGATTCTTGGACCCAAACCCGATTTGCCTGAGGCAAAAGCAGATGACACAAATACAGACGTGTCCAATAGGAAGCTGGCAAAATTATACAAGGTCAGATCCATTTTCGAATTAAACAATTGAATCGTTAAATATGATGTAATAAGCAGTTTTTGAGCAGACCTTCAAATACCAATATTacattgaaatgttttttttcaaAAGGTGTCTAATGCCAGTGGGGATATGGGCATTGATATGGTATCATCGGAGAACCCGTTTTCACAGAATGCCCTGGAGTCAAGTGACTGCTTTATCTTGGACAATGGCCCCAATGGCAGGATCTTTGTCTGGAAAGGTATTGGTTTCTTCTCAGCAGCTGGTCTCTATGACTTCTTTTGACTGTAAAACCCCAAGCTTTAATGTTCCCTTAGATTAGACACTACTTTTGAATACTGTTGTGCCTGGAAATCACTTAGTTCTTCTGCCTTTGCAGTTTAATCATGAGTTTATTTGGAATAAAAACAGGTAAGGATGCTAACAAAGAGGAGAGAAGTGCGGTGATGAGTGCTGCCGAACAGTTTATCACAAAGATGGGCTACCCGAAACACACCCAGGTCCAGATCCTACCTGAGAATGGGGAGACCCCTCTGTTCAAGCAGTTCTTCAAAATCTGGCGTGACGCGGACCATACAGTGGGGTTGGGAACCGCCTACGTGTCCAACAAAATCGCCAAGATCAAGAAGGTGCCCTTCGATGCCTCCACTCTCCATCACTCGGATGCCATGGCGGCTCAGCATGGGATGGTGGACGAGGGGAATGGAGAGAAGCAGGTTAGGAAAACATTTTTTCCCGGGGACACTGGTGTTTCCTGAGTAAACACCATATAGTACGATGGTAGTTAACCTTAAATATTGTGTTTCAAGGTTTAGGATAGTCGTGTCCTCATAAAAATGGATACTTACAGCCCCTAAGGGTTACCACTGTGGGCCTGCACACCCACCAAAAAGGTGTCACAATCTCACAAACAAGCCTTGAGAAAAGAACTGCAAGGGGTGTTACCTTTTTTCCATTCATGGACGACTACTAGTAAGAGCTGTGTTTACCTGTTAACCTCCGTAGATCTGGCGTATTGAGGGAGCTGACAAGGTGCCTGTGGAGCCCTCCACTTACGGACGATTCTATGGGGGAGACAGCTACATCATCCTCTACAACTACCAGCATGGAGGCCGTAACGGACAGGTCATCTACATATGGTGAAGACAATGGAGATTATCCTTCTGGAAGCtttatgtgttattacatagtcTTACAGCAAAAACTGCTATTGTCCTTCTATCGTTACTGTATCTTCATCATTTATGTGCACCGGGGCTTTTGTTACATACTGTATCAGACACATCTAAactaactatatactgtatgatATAACCTAAGCATAAATGTATGTGAATAGCACTTGAAAAGTACTCCTTTTTTACAGGCAAGGAGTGGATTCTAGCCAGGATGAAATTGGTGCCTCGGCCATCTTGGCTGTTCAGCTGGATGACGAGTTGGGAGGAGGGGCAGTACAGGTGACTGGATCGTTTGATTTGTCGCTGTCTGGCCCCGATAATACGGACCAGATCATTTTTAATCAAGATGCACTGGATTACAGAATTGAACAATATTAGTCAGTTGTTTTGTCTGCAGACGCTGAATCTATATGAATACGTTTCCATGGTCATGGATTGTCataatatttttttcaccttttatttaaccaggtaggccagttgagaaaaagttctcatttacaactgcgacctggccaagatcaagcacagcagtgcgacaaaaacatcaacacagagttacacataaacaaacgtacagtcaataacacaaaagaaaaatctatgtatagtgtgtgcaaatgtagtaaggcaataaataggccaatgtgtcaaaaataattacaattaagcattaacactggagtgatagatgtgcagatgatgatgtgcaagtagagatactggggtgcaaaatagcaaaaatatataaataacaaaatggggatgaggtagttgggtgtgctatttacagatgtgtacaggtacagtatacctgtgtacaggtacagtgatcggtaagctgctctgacagctgatgcttaaagatagagagggagatataagtctccagcttcagagatttttgcaattcgttccagtcattggcagcagagaactggaaggaaaggcggccaaagaggtgttggctttggggatgaccagtgaaatatacctggagccagtgggtttggcgacgaatatgtagcgaaggccagccaacgagagcatacaggtcgcagtggtgggtagtatatggggctttggtgacaaaatggatggcactgtggtaaactacatccaatttgctgagtagagtgttggaggctattttgtaaatgacatcgctgaagtcaaggatcggtaggatagtccgttttaagAGGgtttgtttggcagcatgagtgaaggaggccttgttgtgaaataggaagctgactctaattttaattttggattggagatgcttaatgtgagtctggaaggagagtttacagtctaaccagacacctaggtatttgtagttgtccacatattctaagtcagaaccgtccagagtagtgatgctaggcgggcgggcaggtgcgggcagcaatcggttgaagagcatgcatttagttttactagcattatACTAGCTtattgggcctcccgggtggttaagggctgtgccaccagagactctgggttcgctcccaggctctgtcataaccggcccgtggggcgacgcacaattggcatagtgtcgtccgggttagggagggtttggccggtagggatatccttgtctcatcgcgcaccagcaactcctgtggcgggccgggcgcagtgcgtgctaaccaaggtttccaggtgcacggtgtttccttccaggttggatgctcgctgtgttaagaagcggcttggttgggttgtgtatcggaggacgcatgactttcaaccatcATCtcccccgagcccgtacgggagttatagcgatgagacaagacagtagctactaacaattggataccacgaaattggggagaaaaagggggtaacattttttttttaaattgcttattgaaattctcgattatcgtagatttatcggtggtgacagtattTCTTCAGCCTCAGACAGCTGGGAAGAGGtgatcttattctccatggactttacagtgtcccaaagcCTTTaagaattagtgctacaggatgcaaatttctgtttgaaaaagctagccttagctttcctaaccgactgtgtatattggttcctgacttccctgaaaagttgcatattgtgggggctattcgatgctaatgcagtatgccacaggatgtttttgtgctggtcaagggaagtcaagtctggagtgaaccaagggctatatctcttagttctacattttttgaatggggcatgcttatttaagatggtgaggaaagcccttttaaagaacaaccaggttTCCTCtgctgacaggatgaggtcaatatccttccaggatacccgggccaggtcgattagaaaggtctgctcgctgaagtgttttagggagcgtttgacagtgatcgGGGGTGGTCGTTTGAGTGCGggcccattacggacgcaggcaatgaggcagtgatcactgagatcctggttgaagacagcagaggtgtattttgagggcaagttggtcaggatgatatctatgagggtgcccatgtttacggatttagggttgtacctggtaggctcattgatcatttttgtgagattgagggcatctagtttagattgtaggacggacGGGGTGCTaaacatatcccagtttaggtcacctaacagtacaaactctgaagatagatgggtggCAATCAATTCAATAATGGTGTCCAatgcacagctgggggctgaggggggtctataacaaacggcaacagtgagagaatTATTTCAGGAAAGGTGgaattttaaaagtagaagctcgaactgtttgggcacagacctggatagtttgacagaactctgcaggctatctttgcagtagattgcattTCTGCCCCTTTGgcggttctatcttgacggaaaatgttgtagctggggatggaaatttcagaatatTTGGTGGCCtgcctaagccaggattcagacatggatATCAACAGTGTCAGAGCATTGGTCTgtaaaatgaaatgaaatgagggAAGGTTAGGTTTAAAGCCAGGTTTCTGACTCACTCTATGATTTTCTATCTGTTTCTACCGTGATGAAGGTGCGGGTGATCCAGGGTAAGGAGCCTGCCCACCTCATGAGTCTTTTCGGGGGGCAGCCGATGGTAGTGCACCAGGGTGGTACCTCCAGAGAGGGTGGCCAGGCCCAGGCTGCAGACACACAGCTGTTCCATGTGCGGTCCAACCCTGCTGGCTGCACACGTGCCATAGAGGTGAGTAACAGGAGATGGAAGGTGAGGTGGGAAGAGCTCAATAAAGGATGTTTTGTAGGTTCACCTATTTGGTTACTCttggggtgtattcactaggatcCAAACGGAAGCAAACAAGCCGAAACTACACTAATACACCCCAGTAGATAGTTGAGTAGCCAGCTATTGTGATGTATGGTTGGTTTCTTGGTGAAGATGACTACAGTCTGTTTGCCATGGCAGAACTGTAGTTAGTACCTCCAGTGTACAGTATTCTCActgcctcctctcttcctctctccactcaaGGTTGATGCTGCTGCCTCAAATCTGAACTCCAACGATGTCTTTGTGCTGGTGACCCCGGCATCCTCCTTCATATGGGTGGGAAAGGGGACAAGTGACAGTGAGAAACATGGAGCTCAAAAGCTAAGTGACCGTCTAGGGGTCTCCGCCTCAGAGCTGGCCGAGGGTGAAGAAGCAGGTACGTTCCCTGTCAGCAGTCGAATTCACAGGGAAATGGTGTTTAGCCAATAGCCACAGAATGTTACTGATTATGAGGATACAAGACAAAGATTATCCATCAGCTCCATCTTCTTCCAGATCcacaactgtatgtatgtgtttgtgtgtcaagaTGACTTTTGGGATGCTCTGGGAGGCAAAGCAGACTACCGTACCTCAGCCAGACTGAAAAACAAAATGGATGTTCATCCACCACGCCTGTTTGCCTGCTCCAACAAAACTGGCCAGTTCGTTGTGAGTCTTCCCTGTTATAACTGTAGTATAGCACTTTGCTTCATTCCTGTTTTCATGTTTGACATGATTTGAATATCCatttggacaaattcagtttCCTCTGCTAATGAAATAGCCTTTGATCCACATTTTATACATAAGTGTGGGAAACCATTTCCATGTCCTCCTGAATGTGCAGTGACCTGGCCTGTTGTCAAAATGCCACAATACTATTTCCACAGATTGAAGAGGTGCCTGGGGAGATGACACAAGAAGACCTGGCCCCAGATGATGTCATGCTCTTGGACACCTGGGAACAGGTGACTAGTAGAGGGATTGTCAAGGTGcaaccagggccacgttcagtagccGAACATTGTAGAAATGCCATGAAAAGAACCAAAGTGATTCCTTATGTGAGGGGCTTGTTTGTTCTACATAGCATATTTAGATCTGAACGTTCAGAAACGTTGCATCCTGCTGAACGTGTCTAACTCTGTTTTTGCTAATAATGCACCCCTGTTGATGCGCTATTTTCCATGTACCCATCAGATCTTTGTTTGGATCGGAGGTGAAGCTCAtgaggaggagaagacagagggtaTAGCCTCAGGTAAGCAATGGTGGGTTTAAAACAAGATCACATAATTACCTGATAAATGTGCCGATTCATTAAATTAactgttctctctttcctcactgCTCCTGCCTATTTCCTGTTCTGTGGTCAGCTGTTCGTTACATAGAGACAGACCCTACCAAGCGGGACAGCAGTACGCCCATAGTGAAGTTAAAGCAAGGTCATGAGCCTCCCACGTTCACTGGCTGGTTCTTGGGCTGGGACTATGGGTACTGGAGCAGTGATCCCCTTGAAAGGGCCATGGCTGGTCTGCGTGTCTGAACCACTCCAGGGTGAGGTTTCCCCTAGTGGCAACTTCACCCAAAGCCTTTACTTGACTCATTTGTGCAACTAGTTAGGTATCCCCATTCCTTTCAACTGTTAAGACTGCCGATGGATAATATGTCTTCACACTATTGCTGTTTCTTGAAGAGGGAATCTTAATGTAATTTCCTTCTCTTACACAAATAATGTTAGCCCATGTTTCTTTAGCAGTACATTACTACATGTGTAATAAATGGGACATGGGTTTCTTTGCTTCTGTTCCATGCACTGTTGAGCAGAGTTCAGATACTCCTGTTTGAGAATCTTGTGCAGACTGGGTTTCCATTACGACCCCAAGGGTATGTCATGTCTATCAAACATGCTGACAGTGGACAGAAACAGAAAAGCTTCAACAAAGCACAACTGGAAGCAGTCAAATACATTCACATAACTAAATAAAATGTATGATGCTCAACACCAGTTGTCAGCTCTGTTAATTGTAGTCAATCGCTAAGAGGCTTTGGTTTAGTGATTTTCATAAACATGCTCGCAATGGGTGAAGACCACCCAATCAAGACAGATCAACTAGAAGCCAGGAGATATTTATTCTCAAAAGAAAAGGGACTATAAAAATGTCCCCTCAGTCAGTTTTTTCAAacacacaatacaaaacaattaCACAGCTGGTCACCGGAGTATTCACCATATCCCCCCCTCAAAATAAATTACATCAAAGTAATCGTTATGGGGTGATGACATTGTAATGTCTTACAGAAAACCAAACTAACATTTAATTACAACTAAGTTGATCGTCATTAACCACAATGAAAGAGCGGGACACAGCTACCCCCACAGGGAACTTAAGCAAGGTCCACGTGCTTTATTTTTAACTGTTCTGAACCTCGCTGTAGTAGTCGCTGTCCTCATTATCAAAGATCTCAGAGAGGAGAAAGAGCTCTTGAGGATCGTTTCTGGACACCACCTCTCCTGAGTTTATCAGAACTTGGAGGCGCTCTTCAAAATTGGGGAGAACTCTACTGTTGAGGAAGTCTATGATCTCTGAAAAGAATACACAGAAATTAAATATGTAAATTGTTCCAGCAAACCATGTGCGTGCCAAACGGCActctagtccctatatagtgtgccatttttgaccagggcccatggtcaaaaggagtgcactttatagggaataagtGTAACTTGGGACTATATCAAAGCTCTCTTCCCCAAAGTATTATTATATTTAAATAGTACAGTCAAGGGGGACATAGCAACATTTCCTCTCCCTTTATTTctggagtggcaggtagcctagtggttaaagcaaggtaaaaatctgtcgttctgcccctgaacaaggcagttaacccactgttcctaggccatcattgaaaataat
This DNA window, taken from Oncorhynchus nerka isolate Pitt River linkage group LG23, Oner_Uvic_2.0, whole genome shotgun sequence, encodes the following:
- the LOC115107028 gene encoding gelsolin-like isoform X2, with translation MAYHPEFKRAGKKPGLQVWRVESLDLVAVPESLYGGFYSGDAYLVLNTIKQRSGHLQYDLHFWQGDDCTQDESGAAAIFTIQLDDYLGGKPIQYREVQGYESRTFSGYFKTGLKYMKGGVASGFKHVVSNEVKVQRMLQVRGRRVVRATEVAVSWDSFNQGDIFILDLGNEVYQWCGSKANNFEKLKATQVSKDIRDNERCGRAELYICDEGAECEKMLEILGPKPDLPEAKADDTNTDVSNRKLAKLYKVSNASGDMGIDMVSSENPFSQNALESSDCFILDNGPNGRIFVWKGKDANKEERSAVMSAAEQFITKMGYPKHTQVQILPENGETPLFKQFFKIWRDADHTVGLGTAYVSNKIAKIKKVPFDASTLHHSDAMAAQHGMVDEGNGEKQIWRIEGADKVPVEPSTYGRFYGGDSYIILYNYQHGGRNGQVIYIWQGVDSSQDEIGASAILAVQLDDELGGGAVQVRVIQGKEPAHLMSLFGGQPMVVHQGGTSREGGQAQAADTQLFHVRSNPAGCTRAIEVDAAASNLNSNDVFVLVTPASSFIWVGKGTSDSEKHGAQKLSDRLGVSASELAEGEEADDFWDALGGKADYRTSARLKNKMDVHPPRLFACSNKTGQFVIEEVPGEMTQEDLAPDDVMLLDTWEQIFVWIGGEAHEEEKTEGIASAVRYIETDPTKRDSSTPIVKLKQGHEPPTFTGWFLGWDYGYWSSDPLERAMAGLRV
- the LOC115107028 gene encoding gelsolin-like isoform X1, which translates into the protein MLSQNRSGFQAILGTRIKVEWEVFPAPYSMAYHPEFKRAGKKPGLQVWRVESLDLVAVPESLYGGFYSGDAYLVLNTIKQRSGHLQYDLHFWQGDDCTQDESGAAAIFTIQLDDYLGGKPIQYREVQGYESRTFSGYFKTGLKYMKGGVASGFKHVVSNEVKVQRMLQVRGRRVVRATEVAVSWDSFNQGDIFILDLGNEVYQWCGSKANNFEKLKATQVSKDIRDNERCGRAELYICDEGAECEKMLEILGPKPDLPEAKADDTNTDVSNRKLAKLYKVSNASGDMGIDMVSSENPFSQNALESSDCFILDNGPNGRIFVWKGKDANKEERSAVMSAAEQFITKMGYPKHTQVQILPENGETPLFKQFFKIWRDADHTVGLGTAYVSNKIAKIKKVPFDASTLHHSDAMAAQHGMVDEGNGEKQIWRIEGADKVPVEPSTYGRFYGGDSYIILYNYQHGGRNGQVIYIWQGVDSSQDEIGASAILAVQLDDELGGGAVQVRVIQGKEPAHLMSLFGGQPMVVHQGGTSREGGQAQAADTQLFHVRSNPAGCTRAIEVDAAASNLNSNDVFVLVTPASSFIWVGKGTSDSEKHGAQKLSDRLGVSASELAEGEEADDFWDALGGKADYRTSARLKNKMDVHPPRLFACSNKTGQFVIEEVPGEMTQEDLAPDDVMLLDTWEQIFVWIGGEAHEEEKTEGIASAVRYIETDPTKRDSSTPIVKLKQGHEPPTFTGWFLGWDYGYWSSDPLERAMAGLRV